One Euphorbia lathyris chromosome 1, ddEupLath1.1, whole genome shotgun sequence DNA segment encodes these proteins:
- the LOC136222564 gene encoding uncharacterized protein, producing MFLECLVSALLSKHIMLPNIDFFNGEELNLGKNEKLKQVNEAESIITILTEERKLSIQERKNLQEELILLRSGTNAKRLQVGFPLLLVVMVALRITEQAGVVLTLDPKPIEVMIENKILVGLFCNQIMGLNLYRSFLLSVTFSFLSNCGRFLDLFPFNWRRLWEIAFSMGNDPIQTRTQSLLDVQTKLEGHEAQLELVQQSLGGMRKTMEGLQKLVENLAVQIHNNPKRPPEGPSFSFPVLEDTSEPESGIKPDHQLFESGFKGGGENGSKGGGPNLNSHIHPNHFDGAVMAMPKVRIPAFDGSEDPR from the exons ATGTTTCTTGAATGCTTAGTATCCGCTCTTCTGTCAAAACACATAATGTTGccaaatattgatttttttaacgGCGAAGAGTTGAATCTTGGAAAGAATGAAAAGTTAAAGCAAGTAAATGAG GCTGAATCCATCATTACAATTTTGACAGAGGAGCGGAAACTAAGCATTCAAGAAAGGAAAAATTTGCAGGAAGAACTG ATACTGTTGAGGAGCGGGACTAATGCGAAAAGATTACAagttggatttcctcttctattGGTCGTCATGGTAGCTCTT AGAATCACTGAACAAGCTGGAGTTGTTCTCACACTGGATCCCAAGCCAATAGAGGTGATGATAGAGAACAAGATATTAGTCGGGCTATTTTGCAACCAGATCATGGGCCTAAACCTCTACAG ATCATTCCTTTTGTCAGTTACTTTCTCATTTCTGTCTAATTGTGGAAGATTTCTGGATCTTTTCCCTTTCAATTGGCGCCGTCTGTGGGAAATTGCTTTCTCGATGGGAAACGATCCGATTCAAACAAGGACTCAATCTTTGCTGGATGTTCAAACTAAGTTGGAAGGCCATGAAGCACAGTTAGAGCTCGTTCAACAATCTCTGGGAGGCATGAGGAAGACCATGGAAGGATTACAGAAGTTAGTGGAGAACTTGGCTGTACAGATTCACAACAACCCCAAACGGCCACCGGAAGGTCCGTCTTTCTCCTTCCCGGTATTAGAGGACACCTCTGAACCTGAATCAGGTATCAAACCCGATCACCAGCTCTTTGAATCTGGCTTTAAGGGTGGTGGAGAAAATGGGTCTAAGGGAGGAGGTCCTAATCTTAATTCTCACATCCATCCCAACCATTTCGATGGTGCTGTGATGGCTATGCCTAAGGTGCGGATACCGGCGTTTGATGGATCTGAGGATCCCCGTTGA